A stretch of DNA from Gottschalkia acidurici 9a:
ATGCATCTGAATTTTGTAGATGAAGTCCTACTTTTTTTTCTAAAACTGCTATCATTAGTACTACTCGATTATAGTCTATTCCTGTAGCTACTCTTCTAGGCATACCAAATAATGTATTGCTCACTAACGCTTGTACTTCTACTAACATCGGTCTTGTTCCTTCCACACTTGGAACTACTACTGTACCTGCTGTGTTTTGAGGTCTACCTGTTAAGAGCATTTCAGATGGGTTTTTTACCTGAACTAGTCCTATATCTCTCATTTCAAAGATTCCTATTTCATTAGTTGAACCGAACCTATTCTTTACCCCCCTAAGTAGTCTATAAGTGTTATGCCTTTCTCCTTCGAAATACAACACAGTGTCTACCATATGTTCCAATACTCTAGGACCAGCTATTGAACCTTCTTTTGTAACATGTCCTATTATGATACTTGCCATTTCTTTCGACTTTGATGTTCTCATTAATGCAGATGTAATATCCCTAACTTGACTTACACTTCCGGGTGCTGATTCTATATTAGGATTATATGCTGTTTGAATAGAATCTATTATTAGAATATCAGGATTTATCTTTTCTACTGTACCCATTATTATATCAAGGTTAGTTTCTGGTAATAAAAAGAGTTCATCTGACTTTATGCCAAGCCTATCTGATCTCATTTTTATCTGCTTTGCCGATTCCTCTCCTGATACATAAAGAGTTTTAAATCCCATATTAGATATGTTATTAGCTACTTGGACAGAGAGTGTTGACTTTCCGATACCGGGATCCCCGCCTATTAGAGTTAATGATCCCTTTACTATTCCTCCTCCTAAAACTCTATCGAGTTCATTTAAACCAGTCTTTATTCTTTCTTCATCTTCTGTTTTTATATCTACAAGTTTTTCAACTTTTACTTCTAGGTTTTGAGGCGAAATACTACCTTTAGATCTTGCATCATATATTTCCTCTACAAAGGAATTCCAGCTGTTACAAGATGGGCATTTTCCTAGCCATTTTAGGCTTTCATGCCCGCATTCTTGACAGCTATATCTATTCTTCAATTTAGCCACACAAAAAACCTCCTAATGTAACTATATAAAAAAACCTTACTAAACCATTATATTCTATAAATACCCTTATTTCAATCAATCTATATACTTAAATAAAAGCTGTCTTTTTTTTAACAAGACAGCTTTTATTTATTTAACTTTATATCTAGCTTTATACATTAACTATTCTTTTATTAAATACTAATTTTTCACCATCGAAATCTATTTCTACTGAATCATCTTTAGATATATTTCCTCTTAACATTTCTTCTGACAATTCGTTTTCTACTAGATTTCTTATTGCTCGCTCTAGTGGTCTAGCTCCATAGTCAGGATCAAAACCTTTCTCACCTATATAATCTCTAGCTTTTTCTGTAACTTCTATGTGTATATTTAATTTTTCCAATCTCTTTTCTAAATCTTTTACCATTATATTTACTATTTGTTTTATATGATCTTTATTTAGTGGATGGAATACTATAGTCTCGTCTATTCTATTTAAGAATTCTGGTCTGAATGTTCGTTTTAACTCTTCCATTATATTTTCTTTCATTTTTTCATACTCTTTTTTCTCAACTTTATCTTCACTTGGAGCGGAAAACCCTAGAGTATTTTGTTTTTTAATAGTACTTGCCCCAACATTAGATGTAAGAATTATAACTGTATTCTTAAAATCTACAACTCTACCTTTAGAGTCTGTAAGTCTACCGTCATCTAATAACTGTAGTAATATATTAAATACTTCTGGATGAGCTTTTTCAACTTCATCAAATAATATAACTGAATATGGTTTTCTTCTCACTTTTTCAGTTAACTGTCCACCTTCATCATACCCAACATACCCTGGAGGTGATCCTACTAACTTAGATACAGAATGTTTTTCCATATACTCTGACATATCTATTCTAATAACTGCATCTTCGTCACCAAATAGTGCTTCTGCAAGAGATTTTGTTAGATAAGTCTTTCCAACTCCAGTTGGTCCAACAAATATAAACGTTCCTATTGGTTTATTAGGATCTTTTAATCCTACTCTTGCTCTTCTAACTGCACTCGCTAAAGATTTTACTGCTTGATCTTGCCCTATTACTTTTTTGTGCAGTATTTCTTCTAAATTTAAAAGTCTTTCTGATTCTTCCATGCTCATTTTTTTAACTGGTATACCAGTCCAAGTTGAAACCACATGAGCTATGTCTTCATACACTACTTCTTTCTCAGAAGTATGTTTAGTTTGATTCCACTCTTCCTGTCTCTTCTCTAATTGTTCTTTTATACTTTTTTCTTCATCTCTTATTTTCGCAGCTTTTTCATAATCTTGAGTGTTTATTGCTTCTTCTTTCTCATGATTCAATTCTTCAAGCTTTCCTTCTAGTTCATTCAATTCAGGAGGCGGTGTAACAGATTTTAGTCTAATTCTAGATGCGGCCTCATCTATTAAATCAATAGCTTTATCTGGTAAATATCTATCTGTTATATACCTACTAGATAGTTCAACAGCAGCTTTCAAAGCTTCATCGCTTATATTTACTCTATGATGTGCTTCGTATCTGTCTCTAAGTCCTTCTAATATTTTAATTGTATCTTCTACACTAGGCTCTTCTACCATAACTGGTTGAAATCTTCTCTCTAGAGCAGGGTCTTTTTCTATATATTTTCTATATTCGTCTATCGTAGTAGCTCCTATAGTTTGAAGTTCTCCCCTAGCCAATGCTGGTTTTAATATATTAGATGCATCTATGGATCCTTCAGCTGCACCTGCACCTATAATAGTGTGCATTTCATCTATAAATAAAATTACATTTTTAGTTTCTATTAGTTCCTCCATAACTTTTTTAAGTCTTTCTTCAAACTCTCCTCTATATTTAGCACCCGCCACCATAGATGGTAAGTCTAGAGTAACTACTCTCTTATCCTTTAATAACTCTGGTACTTCTCCAGATACTATCTTTTGAGCTAACCCTTCTGCTATAGCAGTCTTTCCTACTCCTGGCTCTCCAATTAAGCAAGGGTTATTCTTAGTTCTTCTACTTAATACTTGTATTACTCTCTCTATTTCCTTGCTTCTACCTATTACTGGGTCTATTTTTCCTTCATTAGCAAGTACAGTCAGATCTCTTCCATATTCGTCTAGTGTAGGTGTTTTATTTAAGTTAGCATTATACTGTGAATTATTTGAATTTCCTTTTCCATAGTTTTGATTCAGCATACTAATAACCTCTTTTCTAGCTGTTTCTAAATCTATTCCTGAATTCCTTAATATTGCAGCAGCTACTCCTTCTCCTTCTTTTATAAGTCCTAGAAGTAAGTGCTCTGTACCTATATAGTTCTGTCCGAATGTTCTTGCTTCTTCAAAGCTAAGTTCAAAAACTTTTTTAGTTCTTGGAGTAAATCCTAAAACTTTAACTATTTCTTTTCCTTCTCCAACTGCTTCTATAACTTGAGCCCTTAAATCATCTAAATCTATTCCTATATTGATTAAAGCATTCGCCGCTATACCTTCTCCTTCTGCTACTAACCCTAAAAGTATATGCTCTGTACCTATATAGTTATGATTTAGTCTCTCTGCTTCTTCCTGGGCTAAATAGACAACCCTTTGTGCTCTTTCTGTAAACCTTCCAAAAGTGGCCATATAAAAAACCTCCCTATTTAATTATTTAACTTTTCTCTAATTAGTTCCGCTCGCTTAACGTCTCTCTCTGTAGTTGAAAGCTCTTTACCATAGATATTTTGTATATTTGCTGGCTGTGTGTCTATTATCAAGTTGTAAATAGTGTTTATATCTATCTGCTTTAGAATCTCCATACCTATTCCCATACAAATATCTGATAAAAAATTCATTGTTTCTTTTGAATTCAAAATTCTCGCATTTTGAAGTATACCCAATGATCTATATATTTTATCTTCTAATTCAATTTTTTTCGTACTTAATAATATTTTTCTAGATTCTTTTTCCTTATTTATAATCTGTATCACTATACCTTTCAACTTACTTATGATTTCTTCCTCTGATTCTCCTAAAGTAATTTGATTTGATATTTGAAATATATTCCCAAGTGAACCTGTTCCCTCTCCATAAATTCCTCTAACAGCAAGACCTAGTTGATTTACAGCCTGCAATATTCTATTTACATTTTTGGTCAGTACCAAACATGGCAAATGTACCATTACAGAAGCTCTTAATCCAGTACCTACATTAGTAGGACATGAAGTAATATATCCAAACTTGGAATCATATGCATAGTCTACACTTTCTTCTATAATATCATCTATATTGTTACAAATATTCCATCCTTTTTCCAAGTCGAGTCCAGAAAGTAAAACCTGAATTCTAACATGATCTTCTTCATTCATCATTATAGTAGCTTTCTCATCATTTTTTAGAAGAAAACTGCTTATTTGAGGTTTCTTTAATAAATCGGGACTAATTAAATGCTTTTCTACGAGCACATTTTTATCTAAGTTAGACATATCTTCTAATTTATATAGGGTAAACTCATCTTCAGGGATATTTGAATTTTTTAAAATAGCATTGCTAACCATATCCACAACTTTTTTTCCTTCTGATTCTTCTATATGTTGTGGTAGTTTCATTCCTTCTATATTTCTAGCAAGTCTTATTCTACTACTTATAACTATATCCCGTTCATCTCCACTTCCATCTAACCACTTATTCATCAATTCACCCCCTAATTATCCTCTAACTCTTTTTGCAACCTTTTTATTTCATCTCTTAAGTCTGCTGCTTTTTCAAATTCTTCATTTTTAACTGATAACTGTAGTTTATTTTTTAGTAAATCAATATCTTTTTTTATTCTTATTGCTCCTCCTGCCTTTCTAGGAACTTTTCCAATGTGAGTATCATGACCATGTATCTTCTTCAATAACGGACTTAGTCTTTCATGGAAGGAATCATGACAGTTACTACATCCAAATTTTCCAAACTTTCTAAACTGTTCATAAGTCATTCCACAATCTTTACATTTAATATCCTGTATATAGTTAGTAGTAACTTTCTCGTCTTTAGGCATATCTAAAAGTCCTGCTAATAAATTCTGTATTGAAAAAGATGAATCAAAATTAAAGTCAAATTCCTTATTATTACTCGCACAATCTTCACAAAGATGAACTTCTGTTGTGTCTCCATTTACGACTTTTGTCATATGAAATGTAGATGGTTTTTTACCGCAATTTTCACACATCATATTCTTCTACCTCCTTTTTCTTACAATTATAAATCAGCTTAAAAGTACAATTAGTATATTTTTAAGTATGTTTGCTCTCAATTCATTAGTATCTTTACATTCTCCAAGAGATCTATCTGAAAGTACTCCTTTTATAATCTTCCCTTCTCTTTCAGTTAATATATCTTCTTCTATAAAATTATCTATTAAACTAAAAGCTTTCGTTTTAGTTATAGAGTCCCCTATTATATTTAATATTAAATTATTAATATATTCATTATCATTTATATTAAGTCGTACAATTCTTATATAACCTCCACCACCACGTCTACTTTCTATATAATACCCTTTATCTGAAGTAAATCTCGTAGTCAGTACATAATTTATTTGTGAAGGTGCGCAGTCAAATTGCTGTGCTAATTCGTTTCTCTTTATTTCTATTATTCCATCGTCTGCACTACGTAACATAGTTTTTATAAACTCTTCTA
This window harbors:
- the radA gene encoding DNA repair protein RadA — protein: MAKLKNRYSCQECGHESLKWLGKCPSCNSWNSFVEEIYDARSKGSISPQNLEVKVEKLVDIKTEDEERIKTGLNELDRVLGGGIVKGSLTLIGGDPGIGKSTLSVQVANNISNMGFKTLYVSGEESAKQIKMRSDRLGIKSDELFLLPETNLDIIMGTVEKINPDILIIDSIQTAYNPNIESAPGSVSQVRDITSALMRTSKSKEMASIIIGHVTKEGSIAGPRVLEHMVDTVLYFEGERHNTYRLLRGVKNRFGSTNEIGIFEMRDIGLVQVKNPSEMLLTGRPQNTAGTVVVPSVEGTRPMLVEVQALVSNTLFGMPRRVATGIDYNRVVLMIAVLEKKVGLHLQNSDAYINIVGGLQIKEPAMDLGIVCAIASSFKDVAVDSKTVVMGEVGLTGELRTISFIENRIKEASKLGFERAIVPMANLKGLGKIKGIEVIGVANIEDALRKVLGG
- a CDS encoding ATP-dependent Clp protease ATP-binding subunit — protein: MATFGRFTERAQRVVYLAQEEAERLNHNYIGTEHILLGLVAEGEGIAANALINIGIDLDDLRAQVIEAVGEGKEIVKVLGFTPRTKKVFELSFEEARTFGQNYIGTEHLLLGLIKEGEGVAAAILRNSGIDLETARKEVISMLNQNYGKGNSNNSQYNANLNKTPTLDEYGRDLTVLANEGKIDPVIGRSKEIERVIQVLSRRTKNNPCLIGEPGVGKTAIAEGLAQKIVSGEVPELLKDKRVVTLDLPSMVAGAKYRGEFEERLKKVMEELIETKNVILFIDEMHTIIGAGAAEGSIDASNILKPALARGELQTIGATTIDEYRKYIEKDPALERRFQPVMVEEPSVEDTIKILEGLRDRYEAHHRVNISDEALKAAVELSSRYITDRYLPDKAIDLIDEAASRIRLKSVTPPPELNELEGKLEELNHEKEEAINTQDYEKAAKIRDEEKSIKEQLEKRQEEWNQTKHTSEKEVVYEDIAHVVSTWTGIPVKKMSMEESERLLNLEEILHKKVIGQDQAVKSLASAVRRARVGLKDPNKPIGTFIFVGPTGVGKTYLTKSLAEALFGDEDAVIRIDMSEYMEKHSVSKLVGSPPGYVGYDEGGQLTEKVRRKPYSVILFDEVEKAHPEVFNILLQLLDDGRLTDSKGRVVDFKNTVIILTSNVGASTIKKQNTLGFSAPSEDKVEKKEYEKMKENIMEELKRTFRPEFLNRIDETIVFHPLNKDHIKQIVNIMVKDLEKRLEKLNIHIEVTEKARDYIGEKGFDPDYGARPLERAIRNLVENELSEEMLRGNISKDDSVEIDFDGEKLVFNKRIVNV
- a CDS encoding protein arginine kinase → MNKWLDGSGDERDIVISSRIRLARNIEGMKLPQHIEESEGKKVVDMVSNAILKNSNIPEDEFTLYKLEDMSNLDKNVLVEKHLISPDLLKKPQISSFLLKNDEKATIMMNEEDHVRIQVLLSGLDLEKGWNICNNIDDIIEESVDYAYDSKFGYITSCPTNVGTGLRASVMVHLPCLVLTKNVNRILQAVNQLGLAVRGIYGEGTGSLGNIFQISNQITLGESEEEIISKLKGIVIQIINKEKESRKILLSTKKIELEDKIYRSLGILQNARILNSKETMNFLSDICMGIGMEILKQIDINTIYNLIIDTQPANIQNIYGKELSTTERDVKRAELIREKLNN
- a CDS encoding UvrB/UvrC motif-containing protein; the protein is MMCENCGKKPSTFHMTKVVNGDTTEVHLCEDCASNNKEFDFNFDSSFSIQNLLAGLLDMPKDEKVTTNYIQDIKCKDCGMTYEQFRKFGKFGCSNCHDSFHERLSPLLKKIHGHDTHIGKVPRKAGGAIRIKKDIDLLKNKLQLSVKNEEFEKAADLRDEIKRLQKELEDN
- a CDS encoding CtsR family transcriptional regulator, giving the protein MARLSNIIEEFIKTMLRSADDGIIEIKRNELAQQFDCAPSQINYVLTTRFTSDKGYYIESRRGGGGYIRIVRLNINDNEYINNLILNIIGDSITKTKAFSLIDNFIEEDILTEREGKIIKGVLSDRSLGECKDTNELRANILKNILIVLLS